In the genome of Ignavibacteriales bacterium, one region contains:
- the mutS gene encoding DNA mismatch repair protein MutS codes for MSQYYKIKQSYPDTILLFRVGDFFETFEEDAKTASKVLGITLTKRANGAAEHVALAGFPHHAIDTYLPKLVRAGYRVAVCEQMENPKFAKGIVKRDVVEVVTPGVTLSDKLLDHKKNNYLFAVCIKEEIAGISFCDISTGEFFCYEIHSSRLNQQIESILPAEILVQKKEQENILKILNSINLNARISKLDDWIFNFEYANELFRMQFKTQTLKGFGIENLQTGIIAGGAILNYLQETQKVNLSHLNKVALYNPSDYMILDQSTKRNLEITYSMQEGSREGSLVSILDKTKTAMGGRQFKKWISSPLKKLEAVLVRQKKVEAFVGDRKTRKSLVEQLSEIGDLERLISKVCTGRANPRDISALKSSLQKIPVISGILISSEKDEFGLVSEKLILLDKLVQKIQTALVDTPPASLTEGGIIRNGFSPELDDLRNISVHGKDWIANLQKSEREKSGISSLKVNFNKVFGYYIEISNANKDKIPADYIRKQTLVNSERYITPELKDYEDKILNAEEKIYELESQLFNELRLFIADEAESIQTNARIIAELDCFISLAECAEEYNYCKPEMSNDDQLEIVEGRHPVIERLLSLGEKFTPNSCKLDNSQNQIIILTGPNMAGKSVYLRQIGLIVLLAQIGSYVPAKSAKIGMIDRIFTRVGASDNITAGESTFLVEMQEAANILNNATSKSLILLDEIGRGTSTFDGISIAWAITEFIHENPDVSAKTLFATHYHELNEMAELFPRIKNYKVEVREYDDKVIFLHKVNPGSADHSYGIQVAQMAGLPLFVTNRAKEVLENLESKELTPYEVKKEKLKKMQSASDNQISLFEIKDDKLRTEIGDLEIDSLTPIQALNKLNELKKKVKEDVESR; via the coding sequence ATGTCTCAGTACTATAAGATCAAACAATCTTACCCGGATACTATTTTATTATTCAGGGTCGGGGATTTTTTCGAAACTTTTGAAGAAGATGCTAAAACTGCATCCAAAGTACTTGGGATAACACTAACCAAACGAGCAAACGGCGCCGCTGAACATGTTGCACTTGCCGGATTTCCACACCACGCTATTGATACTTATTTACCAAAACTTGTAAGAGCCGGTTACCGTGTTGCAGTCTGCGAGCAGATGGAAAACCCAAAGTTTGCTAAAGGAATTGTTAAAAGAGACGTTGTAGAAGTTGTAACTCCCGGTGTAACTTTATCAGATAAGCTACTCGATCATAAAAAGAATAATTATCTCTTTGCGGTTTGTATAAAAGAAGAAATTGCTGGAATATCATTTTGTGATATTTCCACCGGAGAATTTTTTTGTTATGAAATTCATTCATCACGATTAAATCAACAGATCGAATCAATACTTCCCGCCGAAATTTTAGTTCAGAAAAAAGAACAGGAAAATATTTTAAAGATTCTGAATTCAATAAACCTTAATGCAAGAATTTCAAAACTTGATGACTGGATTTTCAATTTTGAATACGCTAACGAATTGTTCAGAATGCAATTTAAAACGCAGACGCTTAAAGGATTTGGAATTGAAAATCTTCAAACAGGAATTATTGCCGGCGGAGCTATTCTAAATTACCTGCAGGAAACACAGAAAGTAAACCTGTCACATCTGAACAAAGTTGCGTTGTATAATCCTTCCGATTATATGATACTTGATCAGTCAACAAAACGTAACCTGGAAATAACTTACTCGATGCAAGAAGGCAGCAGGGAAGGATCGCTAGTCTCAATCCTTGATAAAACAAAAACTGCAATGGGGGGAAGACAATTTAAGAAATGGATTTCATCACCATTAAAAAAACTTGAAGCAGTTTTAGTGCGGCAGAAAAAAGTTGAAGCATTCGTTGGTGACCGGAAGACGCGCAAATCATTAGTTGAACAGTTGAGTGAAATCGGTGACCTTGAAAGACTGATTTCAAAAGTGTGTACAGGCAGAGCAAACCCGAGAGATATTTCGGCATTAAAAAGTTCGCTTCAAAAAATTCCTGTCATTTCAGGAATATTAATAAGCAGTGAAAAGGATGAATTCGGATTAGTTTCAGAAAAATTAATCCTTCTTGATAAACTTGTTCAAAAAATTCAAACAGCACTTGTTGATACTCCTCCTGCAAGTTTAACTGAAGGCGGTATTATTCGAAATGGTTTCAGTCCTGAACTAGATGATCTGAGAAATATTTCAGTCCATGGTAAAGACTGGATCGCTAATCTTCAAAAATCAGAAAGAGAAAAATCAGGGATCTCTTCTCTCAAAGTAAATTTTAATAAAGTGTTTGGTTATTACATCGAGATAAGCAACGCGAATAAAGATAAAATACCTGCTGACTATATCCGCAAACAGACGCTTGTAAATTCGGAAAGATATATCACTCCCGAACTAAAAGATTATGAAGATAAAATACTTAACGCTGAAGAAAAGATTTATGAACTCGAATCTCAGTTGTTCAATGAATTAAGATTATTTATTGCTGACGAAGCAGAATCAATTCAAACCAATGCGAGAATAATTGCTGAACTTGACTGTTTCATTTCTCTTGCTGAATGTGCCGAAGAATACAATTACTGCAAACCGGAAATGAGCAATGATGATCAGCTTGAAATTGTTGAAGGAAGACACCCTGTTATTGAACGGCTGCTGTCGCTGGGAGAAAAGTTTACTCCAAATAGTTGCAAGCTTGATAATTCACAAAACCAGATAATCATTCTTACAGGACCAAATATGGCTGGCAAATCTGTTTATCTTCGCCAGATAGGACTGATTGTTCTGCTCGCTCAAATTGGTTCATACGTTCCGGCTAAGTCTGCAAAGATTGGAATGATCGATAGAATATTCACGCGTGTTGGTGCAAGTGATAATATCACTGCGGGTGAAAGTACGTTTCTTGTTGAGATGCAGGAAGCGGCAAACATACTCAACAATGCAACGTCAAAAAGTTTAATACTTCTTGATGAAATCGGAAGAGGTACAAGTACATTTGACGGGATTTCGATTGCGTGGGCTATTACGGAATTTATTCATGAAAACCCTGATGTGTCGGCAAAAACTTTATTTGCTACTCACTATCATGAATTAAATGAAATGGCTGAGTTATTTCCGCGGATAAAAAATTATAAAGTTGAAGTCCGTGAATATGATGATAAAGTTATCTTTCTTCATAAAGTCAATCCCGGTAGTGCCGATCACAGCTATGGAATACAGGTTGCACAAATGGCTGGTCTTCCACTTTTTGTTACAAACCGTGCGAAGGAAGTACTTGAGAATCTTGAGAGCAAAGAACTCACTCCCTATGAAGTGAAAAAGGAAAAATTAAAAAAGATGCAAAGCGCAAGCGATAACCAGATAAGTTTGTTTGAAATTAAAGATGATAAACTAAGAACTGAAATTGGTGATCTTGAAATTGATAGTCTTACCCCGATTCAGGCGCTTAACAAACTGAATGAACTGAAGAAGAAAGTAAAAGAAGATGTTGAGTCGAGATAA
- a CDS encoding DUF1684 domain-containing protein: MLSRDKIFIISALVVFIIAGCAKEYSPEIQKYINEVEKSRVEKNEYMKNDPSSPFNFKGKIEFHPLKYFDINPEFVFESKLTEYDPRDTVIILGTKGEERKLLRYGYFTFKYSGKEFKLNVYEGTSKTGETYHMIQFTDKTTGEDTYGVGRYIDFELSSDKNIVYTIDFNLAYNPYCAYSKDYSCAIPTKEDHLDLAIEAGEKNYH, encoded by the coding sequence ATGTTGAGTCGAGATAAAATATTTATCATTTCTGCATTGGTAGTTTTTATCATAGCCGGATGTGCGAAAGAATATTCACCTGAAATTCAGAAGTATATTAATGAAGTAGAAAAATCGCGTGTTGAAAAGAATGAGTATATGAAAAACGATCCTTCATCGCCTTTCAATTTTAAAGGAAAGATTGAATTTCATCCTCTCAAATACTTTGATATAAATCCGGAGTTTGTATTTGAAAGTAAATTAACTGAATATGATCCAAGGGATACAGTAATTATTCTCGGGACAAAAGGCGAAGAAAGAAAACTTTTGCGTTATGGCTATTTCACTTTTAAATATTCCGGAAAAGAATTTAAGCTGAATGTATATGAAGGCACTTCTAAAACAGGTGAAACATATCATATGATCCAGTTCACGGATAAAACAACAGGAGAGGACACATACGGTGTAGGACGTTATATTGATTTTGAATTATCATCTGATAAAAATATTGTTTATACAATTGATTTTAATCTTGCTTACAATCCTTATTGTGCGTACAGCAAAGATTACTCTTGTGCTATCCCAACTAAAGAAGACCATTTAGATCTGGCAATAGAAGCCGGCGAAAAAAACTATCACTAA
- a CDS encoding carboxylate-amine ligase — MTEPGLFTLGVEEEFQIIDPVTRELKSHIQQILDDGKLILAENVKPEMHQSVVEMGTDVCSDIHDARRQVTKLRKDLAGLAKRNGLRIAAAGTHPFSHWKDQKITSNPRYKAIVSDMQQVARANLIFGLHVHVGVDDRETAIHIMNAARYFLPHIFALSTNSPFWLGRNTGFKSYRSKVFDRFPRTGIPDYFGSLAEYDNYVNLLIKTNCIDNAKKIWWDIRAHPVFETLEFRICDIPMRVDETIAITALIQAVVAKLHKLIKQNLGFRLYRRALIAENKWRAARYGIQSKLIDFGKKQEVDFRLLTDELLEFVDDVLDELNSREEVKKIYKIFEMGTGADRQLDVWEQSYDAKNVVDYIIEETHIGLD, encoded by the coding sequence ATGACAGAGCCTGGCTTGTTCACTCTCGGTGTGGAAGAAGAATTCCAGATAATTGACCCCGTAACTCGGGAGCTAAAATCACATATCCAGCAAATACTTGATGATGGTAAATTAATTCTTGCTGAAAATGTAAAACCTGAAATGCATCAGTCAGTTGTTGAGATGGGAACAGATGTTTGTTCAGATATTCATGATGCAAGAAGACAGGTTACCAAACTCAGAAAAGATCTTGCTGGACTTGCCAAACGAAACGGATTGCGAATAGCCGCTGCCGGGACTCATCCTTTTTCACACTGGAAAGATCAGAAGATAACTTCCAATCCGAGATACAAAGCAATCGTTAGTGATATGCAGCAGGTTGCACGTGCTAATTTAATTTTCGGTCTTCATGTACATGTTGGTGTTGATGACAGAGAAACTGCAATTCACATTATGAACGCTGCGAGATATTTTCTTCCTCATATTTTTGCGTTGTCAACTAACTCACCATTCTGGTTAGGAAGGAACACAGGATTTAAATCTTACAGAAGTAAAGTATTTGATAGATTCCCCAGAACAGGAATTCCTGATTACTTCGGCAGCCTTGCTGAGTACGACAACTACGTAAATTTATTAATCAAAACGAATTGCATAGATAACGCTAAAAAAATATGGTGGGATATACGCGCGCATCCCGTTTTTGAAACACTCGAATTCAGGATTTGCGACATACCAATGCGTGTTGATGAAACCATTGCTATCACAGCTTTGATTCAGGCTGTTGTTGCGAAACTTCATAAACTGATAAAACAGAATTTAGGATTCAGACTTTATCGCCGTGCTCTTATTGCCGAAAATAAATGGCGTGCTGCGCGTTATGGTATTCAGAGTAAATTGATTGACTTCGGTAAAAAGCAGGAAGTTGATTTCAGGTTGCTGACAGATGAATTACTCGAATTCGTTGATGATGTTCTTGATGAACTCAATTCAAGAGAGGAAGTCAAAAAAATCTATAAAATATTTGAAATGGGTACCGGAGCCGACAGGCAGCTTGATGTGTGGGAACAATCTTATGATGCTAAAAATGTCGTGGACTATATAATAGAAGAAACTCATATCGGTCTTGATTAA
- a CDS encoding esterase family protein, translating to MKEEYHKWHSHYLSREFEMLVFGHSGFPVILFPTSRGRYYQCKDFKLVESASELINSGRIKIYCPDGIDSESWYNYSIHPADRVKTHIGYQQLILNDVIEFAKYDSGMRKVTLAGCSFGAYHAANMAFRYPDKVGYLLCMGGAYNIKQFVMGYYDDNCYFNNPPDYLSGLNDLWYLSRYREMGIVLGTGEWDMCLDENIILSKILNEKNIKHWLDVRSGTGHDWNWWREMFPYYLSQIND from the coding sequence TTGAAAGAAGAATACCATAAGTGGCACTCCCATTACTTGAGCAGGGAGTTTGAAATGTTGGTTTTTGGTCATTCAGGATTCCCTGTTATACTCTTTCCTACTTCAAGAGGAAGATATTATCAGTGTAAAGATTTTAAACTTGTTGAATCCGCATCTGAATTAATTAATTCAGGAAGAATAAAAATTTATTGTCCTGATGGAATAGATTCCGAAAGCTGGTATAACTATTCCATACATCCTGCTGACAGAGTTAAAACTCATATTGGTTACCAGCAGCTTATACTCAACGATGTCATCGAATTTGCAAAGTATGATTCAGGTATGAGAAAAGTGACTTTAGCGGGATGCAGTTTCGGTGCTTACCATGCTGCTAATATGGCGTTCAGATACCCTGACAAAGTCGGTTACCTGTTATGTATGGGTGGCGCCTATAACATAAAACAATTTGTTATGGGTTATTATGATGACAACTGTTACTTTAATAATCCGCCGGACTATCTTTCAGGACTTAACGACCTCTGGTATTTAAGCAGGTACAGGGAAATGGGAATTGTACTTGGTACCGGTGAATGGGATATGTGCCTTGATGAAAATATTATTCTTTCAAAAATTTTAAATGAAAAGAATATTAAACACTGGCTTGATGTACGATCAGGAACAGGTCACGACTGGAACTGGTGGCGCGAAATGTTCCCATATTATCTCAGCCAGATAAATGATTAA
- a CDS encoding GMP synthase, protein MNQNKIKVSIIDLYNNEVNEGMRCIKEIVSDQDKRNDGPSVSYDIYETRYKSEIPSLDYDIYISSGGPGSPFEGEGTDWERKYFNLLDEIWNHNQNNDQKKYIFFICHSFQMMARHFKFAEVTERKIKSFGVLPVNRTDDGSNDILLKDLSNPFYSADFRQFQVVQPDKKVFDELGAKIIATEIAPEEEKHERAIMSVRISNEIAGTQFHPEADPDSMIYHLKQQERKDHVVKLYGEAKYFEMIDLLEQPDKIKLTRKTVLPNFLRNAIEELTSVNI, encoded by the coding sequence ATGAATCAGAATAAAATAAAAGTTTCGATCATTGATCTTTATAACAATGAAGTAAATGAAGGTATGCGTTGTATTAAGGAAATTGTTTCAGATCAGGATAAGAGAAATGATGGTCCGTCAGTGAGTTATGATATTTATGAAACAAGATATAAGTCGGAAATTCCCTCGTTAGATTATGACATTTATATTTCTTCGGGAGGACCCGGAAGTCCCTTTGAAGGTGAAGGAACTGATTGGGAAAGAAAATATTTTAATCTGCTGGATGAAATCTGGAATCACAATCAAAACAACGATCAAAAAAAATATATTTTCTTTATTTGCCATTCATTCCAGATGATGGCGAGACATTTCAAATTTGCTGAAGTCACTGAACGCAAAATAAAATCATTCGGTGTTCTTCCGGTTAACAGAACAGATGACGGTTCAAATGATATTCTTTTAAAAGATCTGTCAAACCCGTTTTACAGCGCTGATTTCAGGCAGTTCCAGGTTGTTCAACCAGATAAAAAAGTATTTGATGAACTTGGTGCAAAAATCATCGCCACCGAAATAGCTCCCGAAGAAGAAAAACATGAACGCGCGATTATGAGTGTAAGAATATCAAATGAAATTGCCGGAACTCAGTTTCACCCTGAAGCTGATCCTGATAGTATGATCTATCATTTAAAACAGCAGGAACGAAAAGATCATGTTGTAAAATTATATGGTGAAGCAAAGTATTTTGAAATGATCGACTTACTCGAACAGCCTGACAAAATAAAATTGACTCGCAAAACTGTTCTTCCAAATTTTCTGAGGAACGCAATTGAAGAACTTACTTCAGTAAACATTTAA